The genomic stretch TATTCCATATCTTTTATCTAATGACATATATACGGGTTCTTTGCCAGCTGAAATCCCTAATCTCACATCTCTTTCTGAAACAATAATTTTTCTATATTTTCCTAATATTTCTCCTTGAGGCGATATTATAAGTGTTGTGAGGAATATTTTAGGACCTGCTTGTTCAAGAATTGGACCCGCAATTAGATGAATTTCTCCTTCCATTGATAGGTTTATTAGTGTATCAGTGACACTACCAGGTATTTTTTCAGCTAAATTTTTTATTATACTTTTAGATTTCTTATCATTTTCATATATTTCAAAGATATTGCCTGCAGGGAATAATGAAGGTAAGATAACTAATTTTGCTCCCTTATCTTTTGCCGCCTTTATTAATTTTTTGGCTTTTTCTATATTATATTTTTTACTCATTTCTTTCAATCTAAGATGAAGTAAGCCAATTAGCATAATATCACCTAATACTCTTTATTTCGTAATAAATATCCTTTAATATTTGTATATAATCTTGTTTACCTTGTTCTACCATATCCATCAACTGCAAGAGATTTCTTGTTCTTTCCTCAGATACAAAACTACTAAACTTTTGATTTAAATACTTATTTACTTCTTTACCTAACTGTGTTGGGATAAGCTTCTTAGTTTTTTTACTTTCAATAACGTATCCTCTTTTTAAAATTGTACTAATTATTGTAGCATATGTACTAGGTCTTCCAATCTCTTTTCTCTTCATTTCGGCTACTAATTCAGCCTGAGTATACAAGTTTACTGTGCTTTTAACGAATGAACCACTTAGTTGGATTGTAAAAAGTAGTTCTGTATTTGTTGAGCCAGTTGTTTCTTGGAGTTTCTTTATAATACTATTTTTAATAATTCGTGTAGTAGGGAGATATAGAAATTTAGAATAGTCAAGCTGAATAGGAAGTTTTATATCTGTAATGAATTCAGAATAATTCTGTAAAGTTTTTAATTCAGAATTACAGTTACTATCCTCACATATTTTATATTCAATTCTCTCTTTAATAACTTTTAGGGGAGCTAATTGGCTTGTAATAAATCTTCTAAATATTAGGTCATATATAAGGAAATGTACTCTCGTGATTTTTTTAGCCAATTCTATTTCTCCTTCATCGATAAGAAGTCGTAATTGGTCTACATCTAGAGGTTTGGTAGGTCTTATAGCTTCATGTGCACCTCCTTCTCCCCAGCTTCTCGGCTTAAATATTTTGGCGTAATTTTCTCCAGCTATTTGTTTTAGATATCCTTCAGCTATTGATATACCTGTATTAGAAATTCTAGTGCTATCTGTTCTATGATAGGTTATAAGTCCCAACTCAAAAAGATCTTGAGCAATTTTCATTGTTTCAGATGCCGAGATTCCATAAAATTGATTAGCATCATAAAGTAAAGTATCTGTAGTATAAGGCGGCAGTGGATTTATTTCTTCTTCTAATACTTTTGTATTAATAATTTTTACGTATATATTGGCATTTTTCCTTATTTTTTCATTTTGTTTGAGTACATAGAATTTAAGTTCGTCTATGCCTTTAATATTACCATAATATATTTTTGTTTTATTTGCGTTATACTCTTCATATCTATTTACTATCCAATTAAGTACTGGTGATTGGACTCTTCCAGCACTTAAATTCTTATTTTCCTCACTTTTACAATTATAGCTCTTGCAATATTCTTTCCAGAAATCTTCTTGCAATTTAGTTGAAAGTTTAAACCCAATCCACCTATCTTCTATTCTCCTAACTATTTGAGATTTAACTAAATTGACGTTAAATGGTCTTGGATTATTAATTGCTTGGAGGATAGCCTTTCTAGTAACTTCATGAAATTCGGCTCTTTTTATGTTAGAATTAAATGGTTTTAAAGCCAGGTATATATCCCAAGCAATTTTCTCTCCTTCAGTATCTGGATCCGTACCTATTAGTATTTCATCTGCCTCTAAGGCTAATTTCCTTAATGCATCTATAGTAGCTGTTTTATCTAATACGATTTGTGTGGTATGACATTTAGGGCACTGATTTCCTTGTTCAAAATCAGTAAATTGATGCCCATTTATACATTTCTTAATAGTATTATAATATGGTATAAAGTTAAAATGAGAATTCTGTTGCTGAACTTCAACACCGTAAATTCCTATGTTCTGAGTTGTTAAATCGTAAACATGCCCTCCAGTGGCAGTAACAATTAATATTTTGTCTTCTAAAACGGTTTCGAAAGCTCTAATGTTTTCGAGCTGCCTAATACTGGGTTTTGCAAAGAAGTTTGATATAGTCTTTGCTTTGTTTGGTGATTCTACAATAAACAAAACTGTTTTGACTTTCTGTAATGTAGGCTCAATTTCCCCTTCTTTTTTTACCTTTAATATTCTTTCCCTCTCTTCATTAATTTTATTTATTATTTCTGTTAAATCACTAGAGCCTATCTTATTATTTTTAATTTGTAACTCTTGCCATGTAATTTCATCTAGAATCAATGAAAGTTTTCTGTTTAGTATATTGAATAAATTAATATCATCTATTAAGAGAACAGATAGCCCAGTGGTTAGTTCTCCGCCATATATTCTCGAAGTTCTTCCGCTTGCTTGTACATATGTAAGATAATCAGGCATGAGAATATAGCCGTTTGATATTACAAGATCTCCCAGTTCAGCTATCTTTTTAAGAATATCCTTATCTTCCAAGAATTTATTTACAATCTCATAGGCTTTAAGTAAAGTTTCATCCTCAAGCTTACCCTCTCTAGCTTGGGTTGTTAGCATTGAAATTGCTGCTGGACTTAACTTTCTTAGTTTTCCTCTTACTCTACCAGCTAATCTTACAATACCTTGATCCTTAGTGATTAGGGCTATCATACTTAAAATTCTAGATAATGCAACTAGATTCATTACTTCGCCTATCTTGAACTTAAATTTTGGAATTCCAACGAAAATAGCATACTTAACTCTCCAAGGTATATCTATACCTCTTACTAGGATTCCATAATGAGTTGCAGATCCTATTAGAGCATATATGTTACCATTGGCGAAATCTTCAATTTTATTAGTATTAGAAGAGGTTATTGTAACAACATTAAAATTATCACTTAATTTTGCTTCTAGGAATTTTGCATATTCTTGACCTTTATCAACTGGTACAAAGATAAGTCCTCCTTCGCCTAGCTTATTTAGAAGTTCTTTTAATAGATCTACTACATCATTATCATTATTGGGTAGATACGTATATGTGTCGATTATTTTTCTTAGGTAAATCACAGAACTACCTGGTCTAAAGCCCATTAATGCAGAAAGTACTGGATTACCACGAGTTAATGTTGCTGACGAAAATACAATAGTTTTTCCTTTAAGTTTATTTCCTCTTATTTCCTGGATTTTTGTATACACCGATTCGTCTTCTCTTGATTTTCTTAGAAGCTCTTTTACTGATAGGATATCATCTTTTGAAAATCCAGCTAGGTTAAGTATTGTTTCTGCACTTTTACTAGATTTTAATGCCGTATCAACGTCGTCTACAAACATGAAATTATATTTTATGTTTTTTAGTTCATTTATTTTATCTATAAAAAATCTATTTGTTGCAATAAAGATATTAAAATCTCCTTCATTTAGTGCTTTGTATAACTCTTGTTTTTGAGATTCATTAATACCAGAATGATAATATAAGAGTTTTGTTTCTATGTTAGTTTTATTAGCATACACAGATATTCTATCTACTGCTTGCTTAACTAAGCTCCTTGTAGGAAATATAAGAATAGATCTAGAATTCTTTGAGGAAAAGTATAACGAGGTAATAATACCAAACGTGGTCTTACCCAAACCTGGAGGAGCAATTATAGCAAAACTTTCCTTCCTTAAAACTCTTATAATCCAACTCTTTTGAGGCCCAAATGGTGGAAAGCCTATTATTTTTTTAAATAATTCAACGAAAATATCATATTCTCTTAGAACCTCTTTTATGTATGATAGTTTATTTAGTCTATTTAGCTTACTCAGTTCATTAACTAATTCCCTAATGTTATTAAATTCACGATCTTCTTCAAGGCACTCGTTACATACAGATGCTTTATAGAGTCTTTCAGCTGAGATTACTCTGCCGCAATTAGGACATGAAGATAGGTAATTCGATGAAGGGATAGTATTCAAGATTCCCTATCACTAATTTATGTAACAGTTAGACTTATTTAAAAGATTGCATAGTTCAAAATAATGAGCCAAGAGGTCAGTCTAAGAGTAAGTGAAGCTAGACAAAGAGACGTAGGAAAAAAGATCGCAAGATTATCAGATTACACCATGAGAAAACTTGGGATTGAAACTGGAGATTATATTGAAATAATAGGTCCAAATGGTTCTGCCTTGGCTCAAGCTATGCCTTCTTATGATATTTCTGATGATGAAATAAAAATTGACGGATATATTAGGAAATCTATCGGAGTTGGGATTGGTGATGATGTAAAAGTAAAGAAAGCCAATGTAACTCCAGCAACTAAGATAACTCTTGCCCCTACACAACCAATAAGATTTGATAGAAGCTTCGTAGAATATGTAAAAGACCAACTGATGAATAAACCATTGGCAAAGGGAGAAACAATACCAGTCCCAATTTACACTGGTACATTAGATTTTATAGTAATAAATACTCAACCTTCAAATTATGTATATGTTACAGAGTCTACAAACCTTGAGATAAGAGAGGAACCGGCTAAAGAAAGTGAATTGGGCGGATACCCCAAAGTAACATGGGAAGATATAGGTGATTTAGAAGAGGCTAAACAAAAAATCAGGGAAATAGTTGAATGGCCTTTAAGGCATCCTGAATTATTCCAAAGATTAGGGATTGAACCACCCAAAGGAATTTTACTTTATGGGCCTCCTGGAAATGGTAAAACTTTACTTGCTAGGGCATTAGCTAATGAGGTCGGAGCTAGTTTTTACACAATTAACGGCCCGGAAATAATGAGTAAATTCTATGGGGAAAGTGAGCAAAGATTAAGAGAAATATTTGAGGAAGCAGAAAAGAATTCTCCAGCAATAATATTCATTGATGAAATTGATGCAATAGCACCAAAGAGAGAAGAAGTTACTGGAGAAGTAGAGAAAAGAGTAGTAGCGCAATTGTTAACTCTAATGGATGGAATTAAAGGAAGAGGAAAAGTAATAGTTATAGGAGCAACTAATAGACCAGATGCAGTAGATCCTGCATTAAGAAGACCTGGCAGATTTGATAGGGAAATAGAAATTAGACCACCCGATGCTAAGGCTAGAAAAGAGATTCTACAAGTACATACCAGAAACATGCCTCTAGCTGAGGATGTAGATTTAGATAAACTTGCAGAAATTACATACGGATACACTGGAGCTGATTTAGCAGCATTAGCAAAAGAAGCCGCTATGAATGCGTTAAGAAGGTTTATAGCTGAGAAGAAGATAAATCTTGAACAAGAAAGAATTCCTGCTGAAATTTTAAAGGAACTAAAAGTCACTATGCAAGATTTCTTAGAGGCTATGAAATCTATACAGCCAACTCTACTTAGAGAAGTTTATGTTGAAGTTCCAAAGGTTCATTGGAACGATATAGGAGGTCTTGAGGAGGTTAAACAACAGCTTAGGGAAGCGGTTGAATGGCCTTTAAGATTCTCAGAATTATTTAATAAAAGCGGAATAACTCCACCTAAGGGTATTTTGTTGTTTGGTCCTCCTGGTACTGGTAAGACTATGCTTGCTAAGGCTGTTGCTACTGAGAGTGGTGCTAATTTTATTGCTGTCCGTGGTCCTGAGATTTTGTCAAAGTGGGTTGGTGAGAGTGAGAAGGCTATTAGAGAAATATTTAGGAAGGCTAGACAAGCAGCACCAACAGTAATATTCTTTGATGAAATAGATGCAATAGCACCAATGAGAGGACTAACAACAGACAGTGGAGTAACAGAAAGAATAGTAAACCAACTACTAGCAGAAATGGACGGAATTGTACCACTAAATAAGGTTGTTGTTATTGCTGCTACTAATAGGCCCGATATTCTTGATCCTGCTTTGTTGAGGCCCGGTAGGTTTGATAGGTTGATTTATGTTCCTCCGCCAGATAAGAGGGCTAGGGCTGAGATTTTGAAGGTTCATACTAGGAATGTACCATTAGCTGAAGATATTACATTAGATGAGCTCGCGGAAAAAACAGAAGGATATACGGGAGCTGATATAGAAGCCTTAGCTAGGGAGGCCACAATTAATGCTATGAGAAAGATATTTAATGATTGTGATAAGAAGGCGAAAGAGCAATGTCAGAGTAATGTTGATTGTTATAATAGTAAAATGAGAGATTGTATGAATAATGCAAAAGTTGTTGTGACAAAAGAAGATTTTAATAAAGCTTTAGAGGTAGTTAAACCAAGTTTAACAGCAGCTGATATACAAAGATATGAAAGACTAGCAAAAGAATTAAAGAGGTCAGTATTATGAAACAGTATAAAATATTGTTTTTTATAGCAGATGGTTTAGGAGATAGGCCAGTAAGTAAACTTCAAGGTAAAACACCATTAGAATATGTAAATAAATCTAACATAAGAGAGCTTTTAAAGAATTCACTTATAGGTCTTATGGATCCCATCTCTCCAGGTGTTGTTCCTGGGAGTGATACTTCACATCTATCAATATTTGGCCTAGATCCACATAAATATTATAGAGGTAGAGGAGTTTTCGAAGCTATAGGTGCTGGTGCTAGGTTAAAAGCAAGTGATGTAGCATTTAGAGGAAACTTTGCTACTGTAAATAATGAATTTATAGTGGTTGATAGAAGAGCAGGAAGGAAAATAGAGGAAGCAGATGATTTAGTAAAAGAACTTAATGAGAAAATAGGAGAGATAGATGGTGTTAAGGTAAGGTTTTATCATGGGACTGAACATAGAGTCGCTATAGTTTTGAGTGGTAAAGGACTTACTGATAAGGTTAGTGATACAGATCCTCATGAGATAAATAAAAAAGTTTTGGAGAGTAAACCTCTGGATAATTCACCAGAAAGTCAATTTACTGCTAATATCGTAAATAAATTAACACGTAAAATTTATGAAGTCTTAAATTCATCAGAAATAAATAAAATAAGGATAAGTAAAGGAGAGTTACCAGCGAATATAATATTACTTAGAGGCGCTGCTGAATTTGTTGATCTTCCTCAATTTGAAAGCTATACAAAGCTGAAAGCGGCTGCTGTGTCAGCGACTGCGCTGATTAAAGGAATTTGTGAGCAGATTGGAATGAAAGTTGTTACTCCTCCAGGAGCTACGGGAGGTTTAGATACTAATTACTTAGGAAAAGCTGATGCTGCTGTAGAATTATTAAAGGAATATGATTTTGTATTTTTGCATTTAAAAGCTACAGATGCAGCCTCACATGACGGTAATGTAGATGGAAAAGTATATGCTATCAATAAAATGGATGAGATGATTGGAAGAATATTAGATAAATTCGGAAGCGAGTTAGTTATTGCTATTAGTGGAGACCATACAACGCCAGTAGAAGTTAAGGAGCATACAGGTGATCCGGTTCCATTCTTATTATATGTTCCTTATAGTATAATTAATGACGTAGTAAATGACTTTAATGAAAGGGAAGCAAGACGAGGTTCTTTAAGGATAAGAGGTCTTGATGTTATAAACTTGCTACTAAATTATTCTAACAGAGCAGAAAAGTATGGTGCATGAAGAGGCTCGAAAGGTCTGATTGAATGATGACCCCGCGCAGGTCGGATTTTAACATTTTTTTACATAAAAATTTTCTAGGATTTGTTTAACTCTTATTTTTACAAAATGATTATTTATTATAACTACTGCACCAGCATTAGGCTGTCCGTAAACAATAATATCGTTATTTCTACCAAAGATAACTACTGGTATTACTAGTAAGTCTTCTTCTCCATCAACTAAGATTGTTGCCCTATCGTTTTTATCTAATATGTTTTTGATAATTTTTATTACAGAAAATCTAATAGTTGACTTTTCATTTTTTACTTTAATAACGTTTTCATTAATAGTTTTAACTTTTATTTGTCTTTTCGTTTTTCCATCTATTATTGATAAAAATGGAATTATATTACGATCGTATAATATCGATGTGACTACATCACCTACTGTTATTAATCTATTATTTTTCTTCTCAAGTATAAAATTTATAAAGATATCATTATTTGTAAATAAAAAACCATAAGGTCTTGTTAATTCCTTTTTTATAGAGTCAGGCATTTCAAAACAGTAATCTATTTCACTATTATTGCGTATCTCCAAGGTACAGTAGCCCCAAATAATTTTGCTGTTTCTGACTCAGGATCCAAAATGATTACAATTCCACTCCACTCATCGCTGAAACTAATTGATCCACAAACTGGACACTTAGGTGTATCTTGTGGTACTAACGCTCTGCAATTCTTACAAGCTTTAAATTCTTTATTTTTTCCAGGCATTATTTACTCGCCTTTGTTAACTCTTGTGATATCCACTCAATTTTTCCCAAATACGGTTGTTTCATTGTTAAAGCTATTCTAGGCATTCTTCCACCACTTGTAGATACGCTAATAATCCTTGCTCTAACTCTATCTCCTTTTTGTATTATTTTTTTGCTCCTTTCTCCTATAAGAATTCCCCTATTTTGATCAAATTTAAGATTGTCATCAGTGATTTGGGAAATGTGTGCTAGTCCATCAACTGGTCCTATATTTACATAAACTCCATAATTATCTACCTGGTTAACTTCACCTTCTACAACTTCTTGAATTATTGGAACAAAAGCTAACATTTCAAAACTAACTTCATGATATGTTGCACCATCTCCGAATATAATATATCCTTCCTCACTTACTTTAGCGTCTAGTACAGCGAGGACTAAACCAAGGTCTTTAATCATTTTTTCTTGGTATTCTTGTCTTAAAATTTGTAGTGCTATTTCATCTAATGGTTGCCCAAAATACTCAGGAGGAATGCGTATTATACCCTTTGCTTTAATTAGTTTAAACATAAAATATCAGACTAGATAATGATGTCTACCTTTATATTTTTACTCTTCTGTCTTAGATAAATAACTCTTACCCCTTTAAGCTTAGCTTTATGTCTAAGTCTAGTATCATTTGTAAATAAAAACAAATCGTAGTCTTTACATATTTGTATAAGTGCATCATCAACTCTCATATTTTCATAACCTTCTATATTTCTCCAATAATTTCTATAAGTATTAAGGTACTGTAAGGCTAAATTAGCTTTCTTATTCATAATAATACTTTTAGAATTAAGGAATTTATTTAACTCTTTTATAACTATATTTGGTATATAGAAAATCGGTCTATAATCTAGAAATTGAATTATTTTATCAAAAGGATCGAAACCATGATATATATAAAGGAGTATATTGGTATCAACTAATACTCCTAAATTTTTATTATTCCCCAACCTACTAGTCTCCATCTTCCACTAACTTGTCTACTTATAACAACTCTTAAATCTTTATCCCATACTACTAAGGGCCTTTTTAATTCTACTTCTAATTCATCATTCTTAATGTTCTTTGCTACACCTAAGGTAGTTGCTGAACCTAATGTTAGCATTAATACCTCGCCTTTCTTAATATTCTCAACCTTAACTAGTTCTTTTGCTCCAACAACTCTTTCTAGTAATTGATAGTTTTCAATTTTTAAATTCCATAAAACGGAAACATTTTTGTTACTCGATTTAACTACTACACTACCAACTAAACTATCAGCCTTAACATAGGAAGGATCTAATTCGGTTCCTAAGGCTACTAAACCACCTGGTTTAGCCTCTTTTACTTCTAAATCAGAAAAGCGAATAGAAGTAATTGTTGTATAAAGCGGCTCATACTCTATTTTGCCACCAGATTTTTCATGTCTTAAGCCTGGTAAGATTTTTATCTCGTCTCCTATTTCTAATTTTCCTTGAATAATACTACCTCCAATAACCCCTCCTTTTAGTTCATTATAAGGAGTTCCAGGCTTATTTACATCAAAACTTCTAATAACTAACATGATTGGATCCTTACTAAGATCTCTCTGAGGAGTTGGGATATACTTTTGAATTCCTTCTATTAGCGCGTCGATATTAATTTTATGCAAAGCACTTACTGGAATTATTGGGGCGTCTTCAGCCCACGTACCCCTTAGAAATTCTTTTATTTGCTTATATTGTTTTAACGCTTCTTCTTTACTTACTACGTCTACTTTATTCTGTACTATAATTAAATTTTTTATATTAACAATGCCTAAAGCAACAAAATGCTCTCTCGTTTGTGGTTGAGGAAAAGGTTCATTTGCCGCTACAACAAGTAACGCACCATCCATAAATGCAGCTCCAGATAACATTGTAGCCATTAAAATTTCGTGTCCTGGTGCATCAATAAAAGATACTTTCCTAAGAAATTGTGGCTTTTCATCACTTCCACACTGGTTACAAGAGTATTCTGTAACGTATGCTTCTGGTTTGCTACAGTTAGGGCATATACCTATGCTAGCTTCGGCATATCCAAGCTTTATTGTCATACCTCTTTTTAATTCTTCGGAATGTTTTGATGTCCAAATTCCCGTTATTGCTTGAACTAGTGTAGTCTTACCATGATCTACATGACCAACTACACCTATATTAACTTCTGGTTGAACTTGTGGCCAAGACAAAAGCATAATCACCTAATAATTATAGTGTTAATCTGAACTATATCTTGTGTAATCATATTTCCTCTAACAGTTTTTTTCCTTCTCATTCCGTCTTCTTCAGGATAGAAACCTGGTGGTCCACTTAATAGTATCTTTCTTTTAGCTCCACCAGGGACATCATATCTCATTGGGAAACCAGAATTATCAGATCCACCTGTTATCTTTACTTTTAGAGGTATTCCAGACACATTCAGTTCTATTAAATCTCCAATTTTTGCTCCAATAATATTGCTTAATTTTGATTGGTCTATAGATAGTTGAAAGGATTTAG from Sulfolobus sp. S-194 encodes the following:
- a CDS encoding PIN domain-containing protein yields the protein METSRLGNNKNLGVLVDTNILLYIYHGFDPFDKIIQFLDYRPIFYIPNIVIKELNKFLNSKSIIMNKKANLALQYLNTYRNYWRNIEGYENMRVDDALIQICKDYDLFLFTNDTRLRHKAKLKGVRVIYLRQKSKNIKVDIII
- a CDS encoding GTP-dependent dephospho-CoA kinase family protein, which translates into the protein MPDSIKKELTRPYGFLFTNNDIFINFILEKKNNRLITVGDVVTSILYDRNIIPFLSIIDGKTKRQIKVKTINENVIKVKNEKSTIRFSVIKIIKNILDKNDRATILVDGEEDLLVIPVVIFGRNNDIIVYGQPNAGAVVIINNHFVKIRVKQILENFYVKKC
- the spt4 gene encoding transcription elongation factor subunit Spt4, which gives rise to MPGKNKEFKACKNCRALVPQDTPKCPVCGSISFSDEWSGIVIILDPESETAKLFGATVPWRYAIIVK
- a CDS encoding DNA-directed RNA polymerase: MFKLIKAKGIIRIPPEYFGQPLDEIALQILRQEYQEKMIKDLGLVLAVLDAKVSEEGYIIFGDGATYHEVSFEMLAFVPIIQEVVEGEVNQVDNYGVYVNIGPVDGLAHISQITDDNLKFDQNRGILIGERSKKIIQKGDRVRARIISVSTSGGRMPRIALTMKQPYLGKIEWISQELTKASK
- the eif2g gene encoding translation initiation factor IF-2 subunit gamma encodes the protein MSWPQVQPEVNIGVVGHVDHGKTTLVQAITGIWTSKHSEELKRGMTIKLGYAEASIGICPNCSKPEAYVTEYSCNQCGSDEKPQFLRKVSFIDAPGHEILMATMLSGAAFMDGALLVVAANEPFPQPQTREHFVALGIVNIKNLIIVQNKVDVVSKEEALKQYKQIKEFLRGTWAEDAPIIPVSALHKINIDALIEGIQKYIPTPQRDLSKDPIMLVIRSFDVNKPGTPYNELKGGVIGGSIIQGKLEIGDEIKILPGLRHEKSGGKIEYEPLYTTITSIRFSDLEVKEAKPGGLVALGTELDPSYVKADSLVGSVVVKSSNKNVSVLWNLKIENYQLLERVVGAKELVKVENIKKGEVLMLTLGSATTLGVAKNIKNDELEVELKRPLVVWDKDLRVVISRQVSGRWRLVGWGIIKI
- a CDS encoding carbon-nitrogen hydrolase family protein; translation: MLIGLLHLRLKEMSKKYNIEKAKKLIKAAKDKGAKLVILPSLFPAGNIFEIYENDKKSKSIIKNLAEKIPGSVTDTLINLSMEGEIHLIAGPILEQAGPKIFLTTLIISPQGEILGKYRKIIVSERDVRLGISAGKEPVYMSLDKRYGIISEDDIFSPEINRLLSLNNVAAIVGTVKAYPRNGYDIIKYMAIARTIENGLPYIIVGETIEDENGEIIGSSPTFVTSVNSLIYKQAEEEDTVVYVESTVLTQEAGRERIGSINNIDSVLQGFCKSIKKIKTNVGRKLEEQKEDEE
- a CDS encoding 2,3-bisphosphoglycerate-independent phosphoglycerate mutase, translated to MKQYKILFFIADGLGDRPVSKLQGKTPLEYVNKSNIRELLKNSLIGLMDPISPGVVPGSDTSHLSIFGLDPHKYYRGRGVFEAIGAGARLKASDVAFRGNFATVNNEFIVVDRRAGRKIEEADDLVKELNEKIGEIDGVKVRFYHGTEHRVAIVLSGKGLTDKVSDTDPHEINKKVLESKPLDNSPESQFTANIVNKLTRKIYEVLNSSEINKIRISKGELPANIILLRGAAEFVDLPQFESYTKLKAAAVSATALIKGICEQIGMKVVTPPGATGGLDTNYLGKADAAVELLKEYDFVFLHLKATDAASHDGNVDGKVYAINKMDEMIGRILDKFGSELVIAISGDHTTPVEVKEHTGDPVPFLLYVPYSIINDVVNDFNEREARRGSLRIRGLDVINLLLNYSNRAEKYGA
- the rgy gene encoding reverse gyrase, producing MNTIPSSNYLSSCPNCGRVISAERLYKASVCNECLEEDREFNNIRELVNELSKLNRLNKLSYIKEVLREYDIFVELFKKIIGFPPFGPQKSWIIRVLRKESFAIIAPPGLGKTTFGIITSLYFSSKNSRSILIFPTRSLVKQAVDRISVYANKTNIETKLLYYHSGINESQKQELYKALNEGDFNIFIATNRFFIDKINELKNIKYNFMFVDDVDTALKSSKSAETILNLAGFSKDDILSVKELLRKSREDESVYTKIQEIRGNKLKGKTIVFSSATLTRGNPVLSALMGFRPGSSVIYLRKIIDTYTYLPNNDNDVVDLLKELLNKLGEGGLIFVPVDKGQEYAKFLEAKLSDNFNVVTITSSNTNKIEDFANGNIYALIGSATHYGILVRGIDIPWRVKYAIFVGIPKFKFKIGEVMNLVALSRILSMIALITKDQGIVRLAGRVRGKLRKLSPAAISMLTTQAREGKLEDETLLKAYEIVNKFLEDKDILKKIAELGDLVISNGYILMPDYLTYVQASGRTSRIYGGELTTGLSVLLIDDINLFNILNRKLSLILDEITWQELQIKNNKIGSSDLTEIINKINEERERILKVKKEGEIEPTLQKVKTVLFIVESPNKAKTISNFFAKPSIRQLENIRAFETVLEDKILIVTATGGHVYDLTTQNIGIYGVEVQQQNSHFNFIPYYNTIKKCINGHQFTDFEQGNQCPKCHTTQIVLDKTATIDALRKLALEADEILIGTDPDTEGEKIAWDIYLALKPFNSNIKRAEFHEVTRKAILQAINNPRPFNVNLVKSQIVRRIEDRWIGFKLSTKLQEDFWKEYCKSYNCKSEENKNLSAGRVQSPVLNWIVNRYEEYNANKTKIYYGNIKGIDELKFYVLKQNEKIRKNANIYVKIINTKVLEEEINPLPPYTTDTLLYDANQFYGISASETMKIAQDLFELGLITYHRTDSTRISNTGISIAEGYLKQIAGENYAKIFKPRSWGEGGAHEAIRPTKPLDVDQLRLLIDEGEIELAKKITRVHFLIYDLIFRRFITSQLAPLKVIKERIEYKICEDSNCNSELKTLQNYSEFITDIKLPIQLDYSKFLYLPTTRIIKNSIIKKLQETTGSTNTELLFTIQLSGSFVKSTVNLYTQAELVAEMKRKEIGRPSTYATIISTILKRGYVIESKKTKKLIPTQLGKEVNKYLNQKFSSFVSEERTRNLLQLMDMVEQGKQDYIQILKDIYYEIKSIR
- a CDS encoding CDC48 family AAA ATPase encodes the protein MSQEVSLRVSEARQRDVGKKIARLSDYTMRKLGIETGDYIEIIGPNGSALAQAMPSYDISDDEIKIDGYIRKSIGVGIGDDVKVKKANVTPATKITLAPTQPIRFDRSFVEYVKDQLMNKPLAKGETIPVPIYTGTLDFIVINTQPSNYVYVTESTNLEIREEPAKESELGGYPKVTWEDIGDLEEAKQKIREIVEWPLRHPELFQRLGIEPPKGILLYGPPGNGKTLLARALANEVGASFYTINGPEIMSKFYGESEQRLREIFEEAEKNSPAIIFIDEIDAIAPKREEVTGEVEKRVVAQLLTLMDGIKGRGKVIVIGATNRPDAVDPALRRPGRFDREIEIRPPDAKARKEILQVHTRNMPLAEDVDLDKLAEITYGYTGADLAALAKEAAMNALRRFIAEKKINLEQERIPAEILKELKVTMQDFLEAMKSIQPTLLREVYVEVPKVHWNDIGGLEEVKQQLREAVEWPLRFSELFNKSGITPPKGILLFGPPGTGKTMLAKAVATESGANFIAVRGPEILSKWVGESEKAIREIFRKARQAAPTVIFFDEIDAIAPMRGLTTDSGVTERIVNQLLAEMDGIVPLNKVVVIAATNRPDILDPALLRPGRFDRLIYVPPPDKRARAEILKVHTRNVPLAEDITLDELAEKTEGYTGADIEALAREATINAMRKIFNDCDKKAKEQCQSNVDCYNSKMRDCMNNAKVVVTKEDFNKALEVVKPSLTAADIQRYERLAKELKRSVL